The proteins below are encoded in one region of Helicoverpa zea isolate HzStark_Cry1AcR chromosome 21, ilHelZeax1.1, whole genome shotgun sequence:
- the LOC124640543 gene encoding uncharacterized protein LOC124640543: MYLKIYDYCIRYSFNIMAPTKHDADKENVHRTRIPLPKDPLPALPKRLLVDSKVNQKQPIAPLRSALRPLNTQSQPKPGPSKVIPQHSKPSFTIDAKHVTLRRREGNSDFHYTVFRDKHVVRDPSIISISDDENAEKENLRYCIENKKKNNLGTALSAVTPHLEANLESNRIRNIKRSLKRPHSRELQGLSPPPPKPDKFDENVKRRLQFKERLVDRLDTPDYWKRSYMQCLNRDYTLDVFDYLLAVECKPLDLPRTSSITRACVINWLIKVNGADGNPAIIQAACWYLDSILGTGHVQLSKLQLVAAACYWIAQKVNGPYVSAAKLVKYSNNAFTAAQLLAAEKAILIRLKFPRQPVVAQDYITYLSWWCDSQNAGEIEVAATFLATCGIMVDRHLCDEYPSVIAAAAVRNALLLLEKADRIQRLKMCSIYQVAETKAADFPLTCSILRRAVRTVAAPVFEYKAPLEHFSMAPGRIAQRVISAANEFAVLDARNTEGR; the protein is encoded by the exons ATGTATTTAAAGATTTACGATTATTGCATTAGatatagttttaatattatggCGCCTACAAAACACGACGCAGATAAGGAAAACGTACATCGAACAAGAATACCATTACCGAAAGATCCATTGCCTGCACTGCCGAAACGTCTGTTGGTGGATAGCAAGGTAAATCAAAAGCAACCCATTGCTCCACTAAGAAGTGCATTGAGGCCTTTGAACACACAGAGTCAACCTAAACCTGGTCCAAGTAAAGTGATTCCTCAACATTCAAAGCCGTCGTTTACGATTGACGCGAAGCATGTGACACTAAGGCGAAGAGAAGGCAACTCAGACTTTCACTATACTGTCTTCAGAGACAAGCATGTGGTAAGAGATCCAAGTATCATTAGTATTAGCGATGATGAGAACGCTGAAAAAGAAAATCTGCGTTATTGTATtgagaataaaaagaaaaacaatttggGTACCGCGTTGAGTGCAGTTACTCCGCATTTGGAAGCTAACTTGGAGTCTAATCGTATTAGAAATATTAAGAGGAGTCTTAAGAGACCACATAGCAGGGAGCTGCAGGGTTTGTCTCCACCTCCTCCAAAACCTGATAAATTCGATGAGAATGTGAAACGCCGTTTGCAGTTCAAGGAGCGTTTGGTCGACAGATTGGATACGCCTGATTACT GGAAGAGATCGTATATGCAGTGCTTGAACCGGGACTATACACTCGATGTGTTCGATTATCTCCTGGCCGTGGAATGTAAGCCCTTGGACCTACCCCGGACTTCCAGCATCACGAGAGCCTGTGTCATCAATTGGCTTATTAAAGTTAAt GGTGCCGACGGCAACCCAGCAATCATACAAGCAGCATGTTGGTATCTGGACTCGATCCTGGGCACTGGCCACGTTCAGCTCAGTAAACTACAGCTGGTAGCAGCAGCTTGTTATTGGATAGCTCAGAAAGTCAATGGACCGTACGTATCGGCCGCGAAGCTCGTCAAATACTCAAATAACGCTTTCACGGCTGCTCAACTGTTGGCTGCAGAAAAAGCTATTCTGATACGATTG AAGTTTCCCCGCCAACCAGTGGTAGCCCAAGACTACATTACGTACCTCTCCTGGTGGTGCGACAGCCAGAACGCTGGTGAGATCGAGGTAGCTGCCACGTTCCTCGCCACTTGTGGTATCATGGTGGACCGTCACCTATGTGATGAATACCCATCGGTCATCGCTGCGGCTGCTGTCAGAAATGCACTGCTGCTCTTGGAAAAGGCGGATAGAATTCAAAGACTGAAAATGTGTTCCAT ATACCAGGTAGCAGAGACGAAAGCCGCAGATTTCCCTCTAACTTGTTCTATTCTACGTCGAGCGGTACGAACAGTGGCTGCTCCTGTCTTCGAGTATAAGGCTCCATTGGAACACTTCAGTATGGCCCCGGGTCGCATCGCTCAGAGGGTTATAAGTGCTGCCAATGAATTTGCCGTGCTAGATGCTAGGAATACTGAAGGGCGTtag
- the LOC124640539 gene encoding leukocyte elastase inhibitor-like, whose translation MILMSITICCLLLKVQSQDAFLSPYLNLNVLYFKDNIPKAASLSVPPNGQNQGIRYDDQSNNKRQSTSVEIERSAEVGYASTVEQVPNVNRQNVGSREVSAAMVPSKETAQQLAMERLQVTPVTPYRPLAPQAVENRQLASERASYWPEMSLARPSVPVPQSVLDMAQRRPNIPQALKLQMNTLGVPNMAQVSPAIQYKPEISLGRPTVAIPASELNRPTDPQEVLLAQPSSAKEPAKQGYNSLLYSVTNFGVNLLKNIDAASPDDNVVVSPYSITTLLALVQQGAWGQTQEQIANALRMTSESSASAYAQITGDIESRNSRNVLKVANKLFVADGFNVNQDFRKTAVGSFHSDITPLSFTNPGDAASQINSWVASKTDNKIERLISPASLGSMTQLVMVNAVYFKGLWDAPFRVDATTPREFHLSNGQKKTAQFMRMRKTFKTGTDPSNNANVILLPFEHEEYYMMIILPSPSMSIRNTLASLTDARLLSYLSFSTMDTELELPKFTARADTDLKDVFAKMGITNMFTRYAELNGVGSFRAFSPQISSAVHSAVLSIDEKGGSAAAATAFAAVALSYDEPSIRFRVNRPFIAVIWDSKTSLPLFMAKIEDPQP comes from the exons ATGATTTTGATga GTATAACAATATgctgtttattattaaaagttcAATCACAAGATGCATTTTTATCGCCATACTTGAACTTAAACGTATTATACTTTAAAGATAATATTCCAAAAGCAGCGTCATTATCAGTACCTCCCAATGGACAAAATCAAGGAATAAGATACGATGACCAATCAAATAACAAAAGACAATCAACATCAGTGGAAATTGAAAGAAGTGCTGAAGTAGGGTATGCTTCTACTGTAGAACAAGTTCCAAATGTAAATAGACAAAATGTAGGCAGTAGAGAAGTATCAGCAGCTATGGTACCAAGCAAAGAAACAGCACAACAGCTAGCAATGGAACGACTACAGGTAACGCCAGTAACACCATACAGACCACTTGCACCGCAAGCAGTAGAGAACAGACAGCTCGCATCAGAAAGAGCAAGTTATTGGCCTGAGATGTCACTGGCTAGACCAAGTGTGCCTGTACCTCAATCTGTACTGGACATGGCACAGCGAAGACCTAATATACCTCAAGCATTAAAACTGCAAATGAACACTCTGGGTGTCCCTAATATGGCTCAAGTCTCTCCGGCGATACAATATAAGCCTGAGATATCGTTAGGTAGGCCTACAGTGGCCATTCCTGCGTCAGAATTGAACCGGCCTACTGATCCTCAGGAAGTCCTACTAGCCCAACCATCGAGTGCCAAGGAACCTGCAAAACAGGGTTACAATTCTTTGTTATATTCAGTGACGAACTTTGGAGTTAATTTGTTGAAG AACATAGATGCTGCAAGTCCTGATGATAACGTGGTAGTGTCTCCGTACTCCATCACAACACTGTTGGCGTTGGTGCAGCAAGGAGCGTGGGGACAGACGCAGGAACAGATCGCGAATGCATTGCGCATGACATCGGAATCCAGTGCATCCGCCTACGCACAGATAACGGGAGATATTGAG TCTCGCAACTCCCGCAATGTTTTGAAGGTCGCGAATAAGTTGTTCGTGGCTGATGGCTTTAATGTCAACCAAGACTTCAGGAAGACTGCAGTTGGTAGCTTTCACAGTGATATCACGCCTTTGAGCTTTACCAATCCAGGCGATGCGGCTAGCCAGATCAACAGTTGGGTGGCTTCCAAAACTGATAACAAGATTGAAAGGCTTATTTCACCTG CTTCCCTCGGTTCCATGACACAATTAGTAATGGTAAACGCAGTATACTTCAAGGGTCTGTGGGATGCACCATTTAGAGTTGACGCGACCACTCCTCGGGAATTCCACCTCAGTAATGGACAAAAAAAGACGGCACAGTTTATGCGTATGCGCAAGACGTTCAAGACCGGTACCGACCCGTCTAATAATGCCAACGTTATTTTGCTGCCTTTTGAA CATGAAGAGTACTACATGATGATTATACTGCCGTCCCCGTCAATGAGCATAAGGAACACCCTCGCTTCTCTCACAGACGCCAGGCTGCTTAGCTACCTCAGCTTCAGCACTATGGACACTGAACTGGAGCTGCCCAAGTTTACCGCCAGAGCTGATACTGATCTCAAGGACGTTTTTGCAAAG ATGGGCATCACAAATATGTTCACCCGCTACGCGGAGCTCAATGGCGTGGGTTCTTTCCGCGCTTTCTCTCCACAAATCTCTTCGGCAGTTCATTCTGCAGTATTATCCATTGACGAAAAAGGGGGTTCAGCTGCTGCAGCCACAGCATTCGCTGCCGTAGCACTGTCATATGACGAACCATCCATACGATTCAGGGTCAACAGACCTTTCATAGCCGTCATATGGGACAGCAAAACCTCCCTTCCCTTATTCATGGCAAAAATCGAAGACCCTCAACCATAG
- the LOC124640541 gene encoding facilitated trehalose transporter Tret1-like, which produces MVYKITEIKDVPLPVSRIRSVTAQLIASMAPNLLLLDLGMAVSFATIVIPDLLNAPGSLSFTDNEASWFGSLSFLTQPFGALLSGPLVDYVGRKRATFLVNIPHVIAWILMYFAWNVPILFIGNALLGIGTGIMEAPINSYVSEISEPSVRGALCTVTQLFLSIGIFAMYFLGSVVTWRVAAIICISIPFTSMLLVVIGAVPDTPVWLLSQGREKDALKSLCYLRGWTTADNVKKEFDELVVYSKSLDGCVICWKEKRDESQCDHYEMNVFKRFFTKFNIVMLCKETLRPLTLTMLYFTFVVMSGLTPVKPNMVNVCSAFGMADDSKNIVVMVGVITLIASVVVIGIIKSVGKRKLGISSMFASGVCCTVLSIYAGANLADTVSSYDPKSFPEEKSVVPLIFFYLLTIFTGFNVSWVILGEVFPFRSRASAQGTGAAWNYVVMFIGSKTFIDLETHFRLTGAFATYAAFAFLGTIYLYFFMPETEGKSLQEIESYYEGRLRIFADDWFINIFKKKK; this is translated from the exons CTCATAGCAAGTATGGCACCGAACCTTCTACTCCTGGATCTGGGAATGGCCGTCAGTTTCGCTACCATAGTGATACCAGACCTACTGAATGCTCCAGGCAGTTTGTCATTCACAGACAACGAAGCGTCATGGTTTG GCAGCCTTTCATTTCTGACGCAGCCATTCGGAGCACTACTCTCAGGACCACTAGTAGACTATGTCGGAAGAAAAAGGGCCACTTTCCTGGTCAACATACCACATGTGATAGCCTGGATCCTCATGTATTTTGCTTGGAACGTTCCCATTTTGTTCATTGGGAACGCACTGCTGGGAATAGGAACTGGGATCATGGAAGCACCTATCAACTCTTATGTTTCAGAAATCAG TGAACCATCAGTGCGTGGAGCGTTATGCACCGTCACCCAGTTGTTTCTGTCCATCGGTATATTTGCGATGTACTTCCTCGGGTCCGTGGTGACGTGGCGGGTTGCTGCCATCATCTGCATCTCCATTCCTTTCACGTCTATGCTCCTGGTTGTTATAGGTGCT GTCCCAGATACACCAGTTTGGTTGCTCTCTCAAGGTCGGGAGAAAGATGCTCTAAAGTCCTTATGTTACCTCCGAGGCTGGACCACAGCAGATAACGTAAAGAAAGAATTTGATGAGCTCGTGGTATACTCCAAGAGTTTGGATGGCTGCGTCATCTGTTGGAAGGAGAAACGAGACGAGTCTCAATGTGATCACTATGAAATGAATGTTTTTAAGAG GTTCTTCACCAAGTTCAATATAGTAATGCTGTGCAAGGAGACCTTGAGGCCTCTAACCCTCACGATGCTATACTTTACCTTCGTCGTCATGAGCGGTCTCACTCCAGTCAAGCCAAACATGGTCAATGTCTGCTCTGCTTTCGGCATGGCAGATGATAGTAAGAATATTGTC GTAATGGTAGGAGTAATAACACTTATAGCAAGCGTTGTCGTCATAGGCATAATAAAGTCCGTCGGCAAACGCAAACTGGGCATATCTTCCATGTTCGCATCAGGTGTATGCTGCACCGTCCTCAGCATCTATGCCGGAGCGAATCTAGCTGATACCGTGTCTTCATATGATCCGAAGAGCTTCCCAGAAGAGAAGAGTGTGGTTCCGTTAATATTCTTCTATCTTCTCACTATTTTTACTGGATTTAACGTGTCTTGGGTTATACTTGGAGAAGTGTTTCCTTTCAG GAGCCGAGCTTCAGCCCAAGGCACGGGAGCAGCCTGGAACTACGTGGTCATGTTCATCGGCTCCAAGACTTTCATAGACTTGGAGACGCACTTCAGGCTCACAGGAGCCTTCGCCACATACGCAGCCTTCGCTTTCCTCGGCACCATCTACCTTTACTTCTTCATGCCAGAAACTGAAGGAAAGTCTCTCCAAGAAATCGAATCTTACTATGAAGGAAGACTCAGGATATTCGCCGACGACTGGTTCATAAACATATtcaagaaaaagaaataa